From the genome of Scytonema hofmannii PCC 7110, one region includes:
- a CDS encoding DUF1003 domain-containing protein has translation MKLTQKTLSNTVNTKLVRNSSIVEKQQSNAHNVATEELTPGQRLADKLAAQVGSWGFLIGQSAILAGWVGINSIPGLPHWDESPFMMLNLVFSFASAYTAPVVLMSQNRQSDTDRKNAEIDHQVNLRAGQNIELLHEKLDEFHARKLNELTQIIKEQQQAMNEIKVALVTESQEVKVHLVTSNNAQTNHKFLSASHHRLLSAEQKVEDDRKVAEELVRW, from the coding sequence ATGAAGCTGACACAGAAAACATTATCCAACACTGTTAATACAAAACTTGTTCGCAATTCCTCCATTGTTGAAAAACAGCAATCGAACGCTCACAATGTAGCAACTGAAGAATTGACTCCGGGACAACGCCTTGCAGATAAACTTGCAGCACAAGTCGGTTCTTGGGGTTTTCTTATCGGTCAAAGTGCGATTTTAGCAGGATGGGTGGGTATAAACTCTATACCAGGATTGCCTCACTGGGATGAGTCACCCTTCATGATGTTAAACTTAGTGTTTTCCTTTGCATCAGCCTACACAGCTCCTGTTGTGTTAATGAGTCAGAACCGCCAATCGGATACCGATCGCAAAAATGCTGAAATTGACCACCAAGTGAATCTCAGAGCCGGACAAAATATCGAACTGTTGCATGAGAAATTGGATGAGTTCCATGCTCGAAAGTTAAACGAACTGACACAAATTATTAAAGAGCAACAACAAGCTATGAATGAGATTAAAGTCGCTTTAGTGACTGAATCTCAAGAGGTTAAAGTCCATTTAGTCACCTCAAATAACGCTCAAACCAATCACAAATTCCTCTCAGCTTCCCATCATAGACTTTTGAGCGCTGAGCAAAAAGTTGAGGACGATCGCAAAGTTGCTGAAGAGTTGGTTCGTTGGTAA
- a CDS encoding RrF2 family transcriptional regulator, producing MSMQLTNKFKYSILALLALTKNHGNSEPLQMHEIEALQGLANRNLESLLTTLKRGGLVKSIRGSQGGYFLAREPEDITILDVFSCIEELDTFLSPKSTSLKTTEKNLIQDLRVETYQAAFSILQKYTLSDLYHRQEMLRKVVMYHI from the coding sequence ATGTCAATGCAACTAACGAACAAATTTAAATACTCAATACTAGCCTTATTAGCACTGACAAAAAATCATGGCAACAGTGAACCGTTGCAAATGCACGAAATAGAAGCGCTTCAAGGTTTAGCTAACCGCAATCTGGAATCATTGTTAACAACTTTAAAACGTGGTGGTTTAGTTAAGAGCATACGTGGCTCCCAAGGAGGTTATTTTCTGGCGCGAGAACCTGAAGATATTACAATTTTGGACGTTTTTAGTTGTATTGAAGAATTAGATACTTTTCTATCACCAAAGTCTACTTCACTGAAAACTACAGAGAAAAATTTGATACAGGATTTACGGGTTGAGACATATCAAGCAGCTTTTTCTATTTTGCAGAAGTATACGCTCTCAGACCTTTATCATCGGCAAGAAATGCTGAGAAAAGTGGTTATGTACCATATTTAA